Below is a genomic region from Silurus meridionalis isolate SWU-2019-XX chromosome 1, ASM1480568v1, whole genome shotgun sequence.
CAGTGGACTTCCATCTCCCTCATAAACACAaagcgaagaagaagaggaggaggagaactGTGAGTTACCAGGCGCCTTTTCAACGCCTTTCCCGCGTTTTCACAGGAAGTCAGAGTTCAGCGGAAGTGACGGCAGCACTTCCGTATTTAAAGGCGCCAACGGGGCTTGATTCCGAATCGGCCGTGTTTCGAGGCTGCCATTTTCTCCCggagtgtttctgtgtgtgattgtaagTTGTGCTCGACGAGCGCGCTAAAGATGCCGGAGGAAACCGCCACCACCGCCGCCGCTTCTTCTTCCACCTCAAGCACTGCGGCGTAAGTTTCTTAGGGGGGTCTTACTCTTCTCCGGGTATAACTTCGAGAGCCGCGGGACTGTAAGGCGCCGAGGCCGCGGGTTTGCTGTCGCGCTCCGTTGCCGCCGCCTTCGTTCTCTCCTCGGCTGCGTACGCGCCTCCTCTCGGCCCGCCAAATCTCTCCGTCCCCTGCTCGCGGCGCTTTGCGGGACGGAGCTACGTCTCGGCTCGGTCGCTCCGGTCGCTTTCGTTTCCCAGCGTTAAAACTTCATCCAGCGTATAAAATGCCGCAGCCGACTTCAGATCGCATCACGCCGCGTAGACTCCATGTTTCAGCCCGGCTGTGTGCGCTGTAAACACCGCGGCGCCTACCAGGGATACTGAAGACCCGATTTACACACACGTGGACCTCCATCTCTCCTGCAGCAGCAGAATAatagtccacacacacacacacacccaacattACTTATACTACTCGTTTTGtgtcaatttaataaaattatcatgTTAATTATCCCTTTTTACAGGTACTTGCTATTCAACATTACATCCGGTATTCCCTTCATTTGCAAACCGAGTCTCTGAAGCCATGGGTcgagttttcttttttgtgagaTCTGTTGACTTCTAGCAAGAAGGCATCAGTGTACTTcttaaaacattcattttttaggcaaataattatttttcaacagATTAACTGTTTGTGACTACATCCCACGTGACCGTCTACTGTGTACCTGTCTAGACATTGTTTTGACCAGCATTCAGTCTGCACACTAATTCTTCCCCTTTTCCTCCCAGTTTGGACGAGAAGCCCTGCTCATCCAGTGCTGCAGAGAGGTGAGACTTTGGTTGTCTATTCCCCTATATTGAAATACTTTATCCTGTTCATGCATCTAACTTGAACATTTTGAAATAACTTGCAGCTCTGTAGATGTGGCTGAAGAGGCTAAGAAACTGATTGGCACCGGAAACAGGCACCTGGTCATGGGAGATGTTGTCTCCGCAGTCAGCGTGTTTCAGGAGGCCTGTGCCATGCTGTGAGTACAACTGACTTTGAGTAGTGGGCATGTTTGGTTAAACCTGCAGCATGGGTGTATCTTGGGCCCTGATAAGTTGTGCTTGTTGGTCCCACAGTGGTAgaatggtggtgctgggatttgaacttgtgaccctCTAAACACAAACCCAACATCTTCTGAGCTCTCGCTAGCACTTGTCATGGTCTAGAAGTTGGACTGCTTTCCCTGTGCTGTTAAGAGCAAAAAGCCTATTCAGTGTCTTAATGTCTGAATGATGTTGCTGTCAGTGTATAAAccgttttacatttaaaatgaattactagagttcattttatttgcatatgcTGTTGTTTTTGTCTAACCTTCCATTGCTAGTGGAACTGGAGTAGAAAGATATTAACATTAGATCATGTCTAATTACAGCAGGAACATCTTGCTTAGCATTACAACTTGCAAAAATTAAGGTACTTTTTGAATCTTACTCTTGCTACAGAGCTGAGAAATACGGCGACACTGCTGACGAATGCGGAGAGGCGTTCTTCTTGTGTGGGAAGTCCCTGCTGGAGCTTGCCAGGTAATGCACTAAACAGTTTCTGGCTTTTGGCTGTTGAACACTTGTTGAATCCAAGCCATTTTACACTTGGTGGGTGTACTCTCACAGGATGGAGAACTCTGTCTTGGGTAATGCTTTGGAGGGAGTCCCGGAGGAATCCTCAGAGGAGGGCGAGAAGCAGAATGACTCAAAGATTGAGAGTGCGGATAACTTGGATGGTGGGTATTTTAAAGGAAGCACCAGATGTTTATATGGCTAATACTAGATGCACTGATGCAGCACAACTCATTTATTTAATCTACTGTGATTTTGTATTAGCATTGTGGTATAGAATAGTTCAGGTCTTTAGTGCTTAAATTAAATGGTCCAGCTGCCAATTtttattgaagtgttttttattcagtagCTTCTATTGAGTGTTGTGAAGCCTATAATTATTACAGGCATTGAGCATTGGTGAGATGTTTCctaatcaaacactgattgggATTTGGTTCCTGACTAATAAATGTACTGAAAGTGAGATGGAAGTGTAAATCTAAATGGGCTGAAGAGTCTATATTAGGTTATATTGCATATATTTGGATCAGTTTCAGACAAGGTTTTTTGAGGGGAAACCTAACAGATGTTGGTTCAAAATGCAATTGTCTGCTTCTTGACTTCATTTCTATTGAAGTATTTTGCAAGTATGTTTCCTCCACAATACAGAGAAAACCAGAGATGAGCTCCGTGAACAGGTTTATGAAGCCATGTCTGATGAAAAGAGGGGTTCTCAAGAAGGGGAAcaaaaaatggaaatggaagTTAAGGAAGGTACCAAGGAAGAGCAGACGGATGTACATGGTGATAAAAATGGAGAGAAGCCTGAGGTGGCTGACGATGGACTGAAGAAGCCTGAGGTGTCTGCTGCTGATGAGAAGCCTAATGTGCCTGCTGCTGGTGGTAAAGAGAAGCCTGAGGTTCCTGAAGCTTGTGGCGAAAAGCCCGAGGCTACTGATGCTGGTGAAGAGAAGCCTGAGGTGGCAGACGATGGTAGAAAGAAGCCTGTGGTTACTGATGCTGGTGAAGAGAAGCCTGAGGTGCCTGATGACTGTGGAAAGAAGCCTGAGGTGGATGATGCTGGTGAGGAGAAGCCTGAGGTGCCTGCCTGTGGAAAGAAGCCTGAGGTTACTGATGCTGGTAAAGAGAAGCCTGAGGTGCATGATGAAAATGGAAAGTCTACAGAAACTCTCAAAAGTGAAGAGCAGCCTGAAAAAGTTCAGGAGGAATCGGCCAAAAATGTGTCCTCAGAACAGGATGAGGCTATGGCTACAGAAGAGGCAAAGGAGGATACTGAGCAAGGAGTTAAAAATGCAGAAGAACAGAGTGGGAATGAGGATCAGGCAGAGCCTATGGAGGAAGGTGCTGGAGGTAGAGCTGTTTAATTGGGTCACATCGGTGAATGGTTAAAGAAATTGGTTTACactggcaatttttttttccacttggtGAACCTTCCTTACAAAACGGGCTCTTCACAATAGTAACGCAAGGCTTCATTTTTGCTGGTTTCAACTGATTTTCATTTTATCTGTTAAGAtgctgaggaggaggaggaggaggaggatgatgaggaggatgcaGATGCCAATAAAGCGGAAAAGGTTTGTATTTAATCCAAAAAGGTTTTATGATTAAAATACAGGatgtttatttcaattatttttttctttcatttcaggAGGGTGAGGACGAGGATGAAGTTGGAAATCTCCAGTTGGCATGGGAGATGTTGGAGGTGGCTAAAGTGATTTAcaaaaggtgtgtgtggtgaaacCCTAACCTTGTTGTAGGTTCTTTTGTTCTGGgaaaatatgaatgtttttgCTTGCAGAAAGGAAAGCAAAGAGGACCAATTAATGGCAGCACAGATCTTCTTGAAACTTGGTGAAGTTGGTGCAGAatcaggtatgtgtgtgtttgtatgaatgagattttttttattcatttccaaGAACCATAGTCTCTTAGTGTGAAATTCAAGCATCTCAGAAATTTGTACACTTATGACTGTAGATCCATTTATAAAAGAGTCTCAGAATACTATTTAGGTAATTCACCATTGTTTTGATATTTCTAGGAATGAATCCTAgataggatttatttatttatttttaaattgatcTAAAGATAATCCTGTCATTCAATGCTGAACTTGACCTCTTTTTTGTGTAGGTAACTACAGCCAGGCCCTAGAGGACTTCCTGGAGTGCTTAGCCATCCAGGTGAAACATCTTCCACCTCATAGTCGTCTGCTGGCAGAGACTCATTACCAGCTGGGCATGACTTTCAGCTACACTGGCCAGTACACCAAGACCAATGAGCACTTCAACAGTTCCATCAAAGTCATTGAGAGTCGCTTGAGTGAGTTCTGTGACTTTCATGttatttccctttttctttaCCAATATTGATCTGTTTCAAAGCATTTGAGATGACTAATCTTTTGATCCTCTTACCAGCAATGCTTCAAGAAATAATCGACAAAGCGGAAGGTACCGAAGGAGCAGCAGAGGAAAAACGTGAACTAGAGGAGCTCAAGCAGCTGCTGCCAGAAATTGCTGAGAAGGTGGAAGATGCAAAGGAAAGCCAGCGTACCGCTTCTGCAGCGACTGAAGCGATTCACCAGACCCTGGTGAGTTTAACAAACCGCCTAATGTTAATCAGTGTCTTCTGACTAAAGTGCTGATTTCTTCTTTCAGGGTGGCGCATCGACATCCTCTGGATTTGCAACCGAAAACGGTGCCTGCTCTTCATCTACAGCTACTCCGGTACGTCGAATCTTATTAATGCTTGTTTACAATATTTCCGATCTGGTTTCATTCTTTTGATCACATTTTATTCTGCCTGTGTTTCAGATTGCAGTCAAGCCTGCTGATGGTGCATCCTCTTCCAAAGCAGCATCAGACATCTCTCATCTAGTCCGTAAAAAGGTGAGGGTCCATCCAATGACTGCTTTCACTACCTGCCTCTCAAACAGACCCCTAACTATTTAAAACCCCCCTCGACTGTAATGAAGGGGCGTGTGTCTGAGTATAGAAGTTAAGCAATGGGGGACCCGTGAGTAGTGTGGTTGTGGTGCAGTTGTGGATTTGTGCATTTGAGCAGTAGATTCGATGAGGCGCTAAGCTGAGgaggaaagagaagaaataaaGTGTTCTATCCTGCTTTGTATTCTTGCACAGAGGAAACCAGAGGACGAGAGCCCAAAAAAGGACAGTGATGCTAAAAAGGTCAAACAGGAGACCACAGTAAATGGCAGCGCCGACTCTGCCAGCAACAGCAATGGAGTCCAGGAGAAAATGGAGCAGGAGGCGAGTTGATAGGCTTAATGTTTCTGCTTGTAGGGTCAGTGGAGGTTCTACAGGACAGGGCCTATTATGTGGAGCAATCACGCATGCCATTTCCCCAATACAGatgatgtgggttttttttttttaatggggtgTGGTTTTCTATCATTTTTACTAGGCAGTAAGTGTAAAGTGCTGCCATGCCCAGGCTTTCTGCTTTCTAGTACAATTGAGGGTTTTTGACCTTCTCTGATTCtcctaaaatgtatttgttttaggCTGTGACTACGTCTACCGCTGCAGAAGCTACAGCGTGAGGGAGCATTTCGACCTGCCCACTGATCTTCCAACCAGCACAGCATGCCTGCCTCAAGTCTCATCCACggcattttgtttttgtaaatagGACAtctaccttattttttttttttttcccccgtgtCTGTTAAACTTTTGTATTGTAAagtttcaataaatatttgcatatgtCAATCATTACACGTTTCTGATAACTGACCTCAACCTGCTGCTGATAGTGTTGAAGTGAAACTGACAACCAGACGGGAAAAAATGAGCTGCAGGCGGTTTGTATAAATTTAGAAACAAGTACTTTGAGGCAAGTGGACTAAATGTCACTTTTCTGTCTTTACCTTTTagcatacattttaataaaaaatacattaaaaaaaaaaaaaaaaacctgcttgttggctttacatttgcggcatttagcagacgcccttatcctgAGCGACTGAAATTACCCCttcctttgttttttacttGATCTGCAATTAGTCTGAcctccagtagctgcacatattCATATACTATATATGAATGCATAGTATATgcataatataaacaaatgtttgtctTGATGTAAATTGCAGGCAAACTGCTAGAGGTGTGcaacacagaatggtgtgaTTCTCTCATGGATGGAGATGTTTGCTAGAGAAGGCCTTTCAGTGTATCAGTTTAGAATTAGCATTTAACAGATGTTCTGTGATTTGcaatagaagggtatctgcaagaatgaaaagttgtggtgagacctgtgatgtatggtttagagacagtggcattgagtaaaatacaggaggtggagctggaggtagcagagctgaagatgttgaggttttcattgggagtgacgacgatggacaggattagaaattagtttattagagggacagcacatgtaggagatagtttggacatgtgcagaggagggacatgttGGTAGaggaatactgaggatggagccatcaggaaggaggaaaagagaaagaccaaggaggaggttcatgggtgtggtgagggaagacatgcaggtagttggtgtgaaagaggcagatgtagaggacaggggggtatggagacggatgatccgttgtggcgccccctaatgggagcagccaaagaTGATTATTCaacatgttctttataattgtcaATTTGGAAAGTTTAGAAAAGGAGTTTTGAAGGTGTTGAACGTTAGTTTGCACAAACTTGATGTCTGGTGGCAGCATGTTTTTAActgcataaagataaaaatagcCAAAAAACACAAGAGGGAGAAAGTAAGTTTTACACTTCAAGCATGTCATCAATTACAAACTGCCACTCCCAGTATTTAATAAAAGGAGGTAGATATTTTATCTTTGAGTTGGTGCAGCTGTAGATTGTgaacacatttaaaagaaaatttagAAATTTGTTTAATACACTCTTTGCATTACAATGTCTTCAGAAATTATAACATTGGGAAATTGCTATTCACAAATGACCGtatggcaaaacattttttccaatAACAAACACTGCTCTTTTTCCCCTCTTATTTGAGCAgcaatttaaaaatgtgttggtTTATATCCgattatttttgtacatttttaatcaatactgtaaaatacaagTTTAACaatgtttgaattaaaaaaatgtaaattaacagaagaaaaataaaatccatacaTGGTGTGAACCTAAAACAGcatcaattattttagtaagACTTGCATAGTTTTAGAAGGAACTCTTTAGGCAGGTTGTTCCTAAAATCTAGGAGAACTAAACACCGATCTGTGGATGTAGGCTTCTCAGATCCTTCTGTCTCATGTGTTCATGTAATCCAAGACTATTTGAGATCAGGTTTATCAGATTATCAGACTGCAGTTGTCTTGAGATCAGATAATCAGATGCCTTTTTGACACTTTTGCAAGATGGATAAGTACGTAGCTGCCGGTATTTCTTAGCATTGAGGACTCCATTAGTCCTGACCAAGTCTCCATTCACAGAACTGCAGCCCCAAACGTTTAGCAACCGCCACCATGCTTTACTAATGTATGTAGACACTAATCATTGTGCTCTCCAGCCCTTTAGTAAACTACATTTTTGCTACAGCCAAATATCTAACATTTTGAGTAATCAGTCCAAAAAACTTGCTGCTATTTCTCTGCACCCCGATTCCATGATTTATACTTGTTTCCATTCCTTGTGTCCTCTTTGGCTGCAAATCTTTCACAAAGACCAAATTTTTCTAGACTTATCTGGATAGTAGATAGCTGTACCCGGGTATCTGGTTTCTGCCAGATATTCAGTGACGGACATCTTCCGATGTCAAAGTAAGAATAATTTGTCTTTCCTTGGCCACTGACCACTGAGTCTTCTGTCCTCAACATTGCCATCAcattatttgtgctttttcaaaataGAAGAAACCACAAACTGCATTAAAAATGCTGTTGCTGAGCTCAGTCTTGCCTTGGTGTATGACCTGTTACTTCAAACTTTCTTCCACAACCTTATTTTGCATGTTCCTCAGTTGTCTTTGTTTCagttcatgtctgtgtttcagCCTACACATGAAATTGATGATCTTAGCACCTGCTTGGAATAACTagttaatcatacacctgaatccgatcctacaaaatccctgcAAGTATAAGAATTGAAAGCCAAAGTGTGGTTACACCAAATCTTGATTTGGTTTCTTCTGTTCatcttcttttcattttgtcaaCTGATAAAATTAACAGTTAAACGTTTAGACATTACTCTATGTTGTAGAACTACACATCTACTGTCAACCTCTGATACTGGagacttatttaaaaaatgtgaaaactgTGAACAATACCGTATGGAAACAAGCACATAATAAAGTTGTGATTTGCCTCGCTGTCATCTGTAGTTACATACAGTAAATCACATTCAGGACAATAACAATCAAGCATTTATCAGAGCGATGATGTAAATATGTCATAATTAGAATGCACCCAAAACACATCATGAAAATCAACAAGTGTGATTGGTTTGTGGTTCATTTCTCATTCTCTCCTTGGATCAGGGTCCTTAGGGGGAGGATCCACACGATTGGTTTGAGGCAATGATGGAAGAAAGGGATTGGATGAACGTTGTGATGTTTTTGGCTGGGATCTTTGTCTTTCCATGTCAGTGTTTGAGTGTGAGATGACCtgcaattaatacaaaaatgaagCTGTGTTAAAGTAAAAACAATGAGAAATTTAAAACTAGCAGGAATATACAGATTAATAGGAATGTTATAAATGAAACCATGTTGCATACCACTGGAGGGTATTTGTACTGCCTGCTATTGTTAGGATCGATCTTAGCAAGTGACTGTACATCTCCATCCCGAGCATTAACTAAGCGAAGGCAGATCTCCATGTTTCCCAACTGATCACAGAGGAAACCAGAGCAAGAATTAAATGAGAACACACTGTACATGAGCATTGTTCTACATACAGAACCAACACCTCGGAGTCGTATTAAAGTCTATGGACTAGGATGCTACAAGTTTGAAGATGTAACCTGAGGTACAGAGTTGAGTTGGCCTGGGCTGAGGGAAGGCCTCACAGGCAGAGTGCGAAAAGGAAGTTTCCAGAATCCACTCTGGACCTGGTTGTGATTGTCAAAGAGCTGCAGCTTGGACCAGCCTTGCATCTGTTGATCATATGATTCAAATCTGCCAGCAATCTGAACTTCCACCACCAAGTAGAGAGATGAAGATGGCTGCATCCTGTCagtttttggaaatgttttcattgaaaaaaatgccaaaaatgtcTATCCAAAGtggtataattatatattttaaaaatatgaattgagCTGGTGTGTTTAACTTGGTGGGAACATACGGTATAACGAACAGATTCATTTTAATTGATGAGtaacagacattttgttttgtaattgaGTTGTGTGTAGTTAAAGGTTAAACTAAAGTAGTGATAATCTGTAAGTCATACTATTAAAACTCTTCAGATTTCTAGGTTAGAACTCTCTCTTGGTCTTAAGGTCAAGTACATGGACTGATAACTATTCAGATCATCGAAGAActtcagttttattttgtatagtgcATTTAACAAATTGTCCTACAACAgcattacagagataaatagattaaaatatacattttatatttatgcattGTTCCCTATAAGCTTATCTATAATGAAAAAGCCAGCTCCCTAAAATGGTATGAGGAAGTAACCGtaggaggaaccagactcaaaacagaaccatcctcatctgtgtaATACTGAATGTCCACTCAGCTGTTTCCTGGAGCACCACTGAAATctaaactgttcatggcaattgCAGCTCTAAGTCACTGTAGCAGTTTGCATTAGCTTATACTATTATCTTATATTATTTAGAGTTCAGAATGGAGTGAAACCGTACAGCAGATTAATATCCTTTGTGTGAAAAGCAACATGGCagtaattttttaattcatacaaATTAAGTCACATCATGAACAGGCCTTGGCTGCAGGCAATAAATATGGCTGTGATATGATGCTGGTTTGTAAAACTTTGAAAGCTAATTGAATGTAATTGTTATAAGGTGATTGTAGGTCACTTTGAACAAACGCATTATTATAATCAAGTATTAAACCATTAGTTCAACAGTGAAATAATGGTGTGAATCCTAAATATGTCTGGCAGTATTACGTGCCCCGATCATCTCATTAAATCTCCAATGTTTAGGCAGATAAAGATTAGATTAGAACAAAATCCAACCATGTGGACAGTCTATTACAGAACCGAATGAGTGTGTCTAAATAAATCAGGATTAAACCTCTACAATTACCTGTGCACAGGCTGTTTGACAGCTAGTAAGGCGTAGTTTTCAGCATGGCCCCTCAGTGTAGCGGTTAAAGCCCCAGCAGGCCGGCAGTGGACAGGTGGCATGAGGATGGGCCGCCCGATTTCTTGCCCCCCAGAGTACAGCCTGGTTACCAGGTGAACTGTTCTGAACATGGCATCCAATCCAAGGACCATGTCATAGAAGATCGCAAATCCAGACCTGtccagaaaaaagaaaacatcctcaagtttataatttataacgACTGCAGTTTAGCAGTAACTACGCTAGAATCCCCTACCCCGACCCTGCtgttaaaaaattattgtaaattttaaatgagccaCTTTTTTACTTTGACTCGAGTAGATTTTCAGACCAGTAACTGTACTTGTGCTAAAGTAAAATTTCATTAAAGTAACAGTATTTAACTTGAGTAGAATAATTTGTTACTCTTTCCACATCTTCCACATTACTTTAACATCAttgaaaaaatacacattatggCCAAAAGCTTGTGAAACTTGACCCATGAGATACATCTTACTTAAAATTTTGCCACAAAGTTAAAGCACAATATTATAAATGATGTACACTGTAGCCTTATAATTTCCATTTACTGGATCTAAGAGGCCTAGGTTTGTGCACACATGAAGCTGGCTACATGAAATCATTCCAGGTTGAATGCGTAGAACTCAAGTGACTTGTAAAGTTAGTGTCCTGCCCTGTACACCtttatatggtttacatgaatTACCACAAATTCCCCAAAGCCTAAAATCTACTGCAACGACTCCCCCGAACTCTggttattaaaaacaaaaaacaaagaaggaaTAATTCTGGAATTATTTCAAATCATTGTCAATATAGCATATAAAATCATCAATATTTTGCAAtctcagaccaaaaaaaaaaggaggctaATCAGGGGAAAACGACTGTAACCTAACCGATAAAAGGTCCATAGACATTCTACATCATTACATGTATCTGTAACATGATGTCATTTTTCaattaatgaaaaatgtgtgtCTACAAATTGCTATGTTGTAAGAATAACACTCTTTGGGATGTGCCAGTATTGGAATTTAATCAGTTTTGATATGGAAACGAGGGGAGACAATAAGTCCTTTCATTTTGCCTATGCAGTCTTTAAATAACTGCACACTCCCTATTGTTTTATTGATTAGAGGAAAGAACTGGACTCACACGGGATCATATGGAGCAGGAGCAAGAAAGTCCACTGTGTCAAACACACGTCTGTCCATTAGGGAACGCTCCCATGAACTGTATTCCTGCAACATTCATTTATAATGACtattaggttaaaaaaaatgctctcaaaaagaaaatgttgcctAAAGTGCCTAGTGTTTAAACATATATTATACAATAGTACCAGACCTCTTTTTATAATACAAGCTTAGCTCATGGGCCTTTATTCTACAGATATAAATTATATGTTAAATACAGATGAAACCTACATGAACAGGAAGATGAGTTTTTCTCTCTGTGGTTTTCTCCACTTCTCTTCTCAGGTTGGAGATCTCAGCCTGCAGGCTGGCAACCTGAGAGTTGTGATGCCTCTGGATCAGATCGAGCTCTGAAACAGCTACAGCAGAAAGTCAAAGATGCAGCCAGTAGATGGTTAATATTGACAATTCTTGATTCGCAATGAATCCGACTACTACACTTCAGACAcctaaattttttttaggtGGATCGTTTCACTCAATAATTAACTTACTTTTATTACTCACTCTGTACAGCGAGTAAAAGTCAGAAACCAGACAGAGTTTACAatatcaaataaacattttaattaggaTGCttcctagttttttttttttttttgtatttggtgTTGAAAAGGTAAAACTGACCAAATTTGTTCCACAAAATTGCAGTCAAAACAACAGAGTAGCACAAtatcatatacatattatacatctgcatattacaattttttgttacatttacattttttatctttGCAAAACCAGTACATATGCTAATCTTTAATAAGTGAATCAGGTGTTGAATAATTTTCCATttactacctttttttttattttatttaacactattttgttatattttgtgaatatcctgttttttttatattagtgacttaatatataaatgtgttgttaaatttactttatttaatttaacatcAGCCTGGACAGTATTTCTGGCTGAAATGTAAACCAATCTTAATAAATCCCCATCTAACATGTTGTATATAATATCTGTAATAACAACTCATTCTGAGACAAACGTTTGGTGCATGCTATACATTTATTGAAGGAGTTCCTACTGTTGGGGcag
It encodes:
- the LOC124384074 gene encoding nuclear autoantigenic sperm protein isoform X1, translating into MPEETATTAAASSSTSSTAALDEKPCSSSAAESSVDVAEEAKKLIGTGNRHLVMGDVVSAVSVFQEACAMLAEKYGDTADECGEAFFLCGKSLLELARMENSVLGNALEGVPEESSEEGEKQNDSKIESADNLDEKTRDELREQVYEAMSDEKRGSQEGEQKMEMEVKEGTKEEQTDVHGDKNGEKPEVADDGLKKPEVSAADEKPNVPAAGGKEKPEVPEACGEKPEATDAGEEKPEVADDGRKKPVVTDAGEEKPEVPDDCGKKPEVDDAGEEKPEVPACGKKPEVTDAGKEKPEVHDENGKSTETLKSEEQPEKVQEESAKNVSSEQDEAMATEEAKEDTEQGVKNAEEQSGNEDQAEPMEEGAGDAEEEEEEEDDEEDADANKAEKEGEDEDEVGNLQLAWEMLEVAKVIYKRKESKEDQLMAAQIFLKLGEVGAESGNYSQALEDFLECLAIQVKHLPPHSRLLAETHYQLGMTFSYTGQYTKTNEHFNSSIKVIESRLTMLQEIIDKAEGTEGAAEEKRELEELKQLLPEIAEKVEDAKESQRTASAATEAIHQTLGGASTSSGFATENGACSSSTATPIAVKPADGASSSKAASDISHLVRKKRKPEDESPKKDSDAKKVKQETTVNGSADSASNSNGVQEKMEQEAVTTSTAAEATA
- the LOC124384074 gene encoding nuclear autoantigenic sperm protein isoform X2; translated protein: MPEETATTAAASSSTSSTAALDEKPCSSSAAESSVDVAEEAKKLIGTGNRHLVMGDVVSAVSVFQEACAMLAEKYGDTADECGEAFFLCGKSLLELARMENSVLGNALEGVPEESSEEGEKQNDSKIESADNLDEKTRDELREQVYEAMSDEKRGSQEGEQKMEMEVKEGTKEEQTDVHGDKNGEKPEVADDGLKKPEVSAADEKPNVPAAGGKEKPEVPEACGEKPEATDAGEEKPEVADDGRKKPVVTDAGEEKPEVPDDCGKKPEVDDAGEEKPEVPACGKKPEVTDAGKEKPEVHDENGKSTETLKSEEQPEKVQEESAKNVSSEQDEAMATEEAKEDTEQGVKNAEEQSGNEDQAEPMEEGAGDAEEEEEEEDDEEDADANKAEKEGEDEDEVGNLQLAWEMLEVAKVIYKRKESKEDQLMAAQIFLKLGEVGAESGNYSQALEDFLECLAIQVKHLPPHSRLLAETHYQLGMTFSYTGQYTKTNEHFNSSIKVIESRLTMLQEIIDKAEGTEGAAEEKRELEELKQLLPEIAEKVEDAKESQRTASAATEAIHQTLGGASTSSGFATENGACSSSTATPIAVKPADGASSSKAASDISHLVRKKAVTTSTAAEATA